A portion of the Trichomycterus rosablanca isolate fTriRos1 chromosome 17, fTriRos1.hap1, whole genome shotgun sequence genome contains these proteins:
- the zfand6 gene encoding AN1-type zinc finger protein 6, with protein MAQETKQTQAPLLCPTGCGFYGNPRTNGMCSICYKDSLQRQNASGRVTESVSPSPSGLEKSPSSPSSTITPSSSPQHNSTQSLVTSADVSQTEQEPGTSAQQEQTDSAGTSCSAAVASVQSASTGKRKLDEILQLDGESVSGSDAPLQPPSTESDESKPRKNRCFTCRKKVGLTGFDCRCGNLFCGAHRYSDVHSCSFDYKADAAERIRKENPVVMGEKVPKI; from the exons ATGGCTCAGGAGACCAAACAGACCCAGGCGCCCCTGCTCTGCCCCACGGGCTGCGGTTTCTATGGAAACCCGCGCACCAACGGCATGTGTTCCATCTGCTATAAAGACTCCCTGCAGAGGCAGAACGCCAGCGGCAGGGTCACGGAGTCAG TGTCACCGAGCCCGAGCGGTTTGGAGAAGTCTCCGTCCTCTCCGTCCTCCACAATCACGCCGTCCTCATCACCGCAACACAACAG cacTCAGAGTCTCGTGACTTCAGCGGACGTCTCACAAACAGAGCAGGAACCAGGAACCTCAGCGCAGCAGGAACAGACAGACAGCGCAG GAACGTCCTGTAGTGCAGCGGTAGCCAGCGTTCAGAGCGCTAGCACGGGAAAGAGGAAGCTAGACGAGATCCTTCAGCTAGATGGAGAAAGTG TTTCAGGCTCAGACGCGCCGCTGCAACCCCCCAGCACAGAGTCGGACGAATCCAAACCCAGAAAGAACCGCTGCTTCACCTGCCGCAAGAAAGTGGGTCTTACAG GTTTTGACTGCCGCTGTGGGAACTTGTTCTGCGGCGCGCACCGATACTCGGACGTTCACAGCTGCAGCTTCGACTACAAGGCCGACGCCGCCGAGAGGATCAGGAAAGAAAACCCGGTCGTCATGGGTGAAAAGGTCCCAAAGATCTGA